In Actinoplanes sp. NBC_00393, a single genomic region encodes these proteins:
- a CDS encoding DUF429 domain-containing protein, whose translation MSIHVIGVDAYALGWVGVELRDGAFGRAVLASTLYEIVAGSSGAAVIGVDIPLGMLPDRWRAADTLAADQLGPRRGSVFRVPPRAVWEEADFASANRVCRELTGAGLSRQSWALRPKLLEANAIWERHPGLLFEAHPEVSFRTMAGEPLPYAKKTWSGQARRRELLARNGIVLPDRLGPAGQAPPDDILDAAAVAWTAHRVATGTALSHPSPPEESNGSRIAIWY comes from the coding sequence ATGAGCATCCATGTGATCGGAGTCGACGCGTACGCGCTCGGCTGGGTCGGCGTCGAGCTCCGCGACGGCGCCTTCGGGCGCGCGGTCCTGGCGTCCACGCTCTACGAGATCGTCGCCGGCAGCTCCGGAGCGGCCGTGATCGGCGTGGACATCCCCCTCGGCATGCTCCCGGACCGCTGGCGGGCCGCCGACACCCTCGCCGCCGACCAGCTCGGCCCGCGCCGCGGCAGCGTCTTCCGGGTCCCGCCGCGCGCGGTCTGGGAGGAGGCCGACTTCGCCTCCGCCAACCGCGTCTGCCGCGAACTCACCGGCGCCGGCCTGAGCCGGCAGTCGTGGGCGCTGCGCCCCAAGCTGCTCGAGGCCAACGCGATCTGGGAACGCCATCCCGGTCTGCTCTTCGAGGCACACCCCGAGGTCTCGTTCCGGACCATGGCCGGTGAGCCGCTGCCGTACGCGAAGAAGACCTGGAGCGGCCAGGCCCGCCGCCGCGAGCTGCTGGCCCGCAACGGCATCGTGCTGCCGGACCGCCTGGGCCCGGCGGGCCAGGCCCCACCCGACGACATCCTGGACGCCGCCGCGGTCGCCTGGACCGCCCACCGCGTCGCGACCGGCACGGCCCTCAGCCATCCCAGCCCGCCCGAGGAGAGTAACGGCAGCAGGATCGCGATCTGGTATTAA
- a CDS encoding DHA2 family efflux MFS transporter permease subunit has product MSTLTDRPLPAELKTGRWWALVVLALAQLMVVLDATIVNIALPTAQADLAFDDAGRQWVVTGYALAFGSLLLLGGRLSDFFGRKRMFLIGLVGFALASALGGAANSLELLIVARALQGAFGAALAPAALSLLSTTFTEPAERGKAFGIFGAISGAGGGIGLLLGGVLTEYVSWRWCLYVNLVIAALAVIGALTKLRDEPVAAHGKIDIPGTVTAVSGLVALVYGLANAETDGWTDAMTLGPIVAGLALLGLFIGIERRVAHPLLPMRVVLDRNRGGSYASIAIAGAGMFGIFLFLTYYLTTVLAFTPIKTGLAFLPMLGSVMLTATTAGSMLAPKIGPRPLVPVGALVAAAGMVFLTRLDLDSTYAGGVLPGLIVIGLGLGLVFAPTQNAATSGVEHWDAGVASAMINTVQQIGGSIGTALLSSFFATTVEDHLAGQAPTQQLALQAQLDGYHTVFWWSAGFFVLAAVVAAVLFRTGPLDVDPDAPPAMAH; this is encoded by the coding sequence ATGAGCACCCTTACTGATCGACCACTACCCGCCGAACTGAAGACCGGACGCTGGTGGGCCCTCGTGGTGCTGGCGCTGGCCCAGCTCATGGTGGTGCTGGACGCCACGATCGTGAACATCGCGCTGCCCACCGCGCAGGCCGACCTGGCGTTCGACGACGCCGGCCGGCAGTGGGTGGTCACCGGTTACGCCCTCGCGTTCGGCAGCCTGCTGCTGCTCGGCGGCCGGCTCTCCGACTTCTTCGGCCGCAAGCGGATGTTCCTCATCGGCCTGGTCGGCTTCGCGCTGGCCTCCGCGCTCGGCGGCGCCGCGAACAGCCTCGAGCTGTTGATCGTCGCGCGGGCGCTGCAGGGCGCCTTCGGTGCCGCCCTGGCCCCGGCCGCGCTCTCGCTGCTCTCCACGACCTTCACCGAGCCGGCCGAGCGCGGCAAGGCGTTCGGCATCTTCGGCGCCATCTCCGGTGCCGGCGGCGGCATCGGCCTGCTGCTCGGCGGCGTGCTCACCGAGTACGTCTCCTGGCGCTGGTGCCTCTACGTCAACCTGGTGATCGCCGCGCTGGCCGTGATCGGCGCGCTCACCAAGCTGCGTGACGAGCCGGTCGCGGCGCACGGCAAGATCGACATTCCGGGTACGGTCACCGCCGTCTCGGGCCTCGTCGCCCTGGTCTACGGCCTGGCCAACGCCGAGACCGACGGCTGGACCGACGCCATGACGCTCGGCCCGATCGTGGCCGGTCTGGCCCTGCTCGGCCTGTTCATCGGTATCGAGCGCCGGGTCGCCCACCCGCTGCTGCCGATGCGCGTGGTGCTGGACCGCAACCGCGGCGGCTCATACGCCTCGATCGCGATCGCCGGCGCCGGCATGTTCGGCATCTTCCTGTTCCTCACCTACTACCTGACCACGGTGCTGGCGTTCACCCCGATCAAGACCGGTCTGGCGTTCCTGCCGATGCTCGGCTCGGTCATGCTCACCGCCACGACGGCCGGCTCGATGCTCGCGCCCAAGATCGGCCCGCGCCCGCTGGTCCCGGTCGGCGCCCTGGTCGCCGCGGCCGGCATGGTCTTCCTGACCCGGCTCGACCTCGACTCGACGTACGCCGGCGGAGTCCTGCCCGGCCTGATCGTCATCGGTCTCGGCCTCGGTCTGGTCTTCGCGCCCACGCAGAACGCCGCCACCTCGGGCGTCGAGCACTGGGACGCCGGCGTCGCGTCCGCAATGATCAACACGGTCCAGCAGATCGGCGGTTCGATAGGCACCGCGCTGCTCAGCTCGTTCTTCGCCACCACGGTCGAGGATCACCTGGCCGGCCAGGCCCCGACCCAGCAGCTCGCGCTCCAGGCCCAGCTCGACGGGTACCACACCGTCTTCTGGTGGTCGGCCGGCTTCTTCGTCCTGGCCGCCGTGGTCGCTGCCGTGCTGTTCCGGACCGGCCCGCTCGACGTCGACCCGGACGCGCCGCCCGCCATGGCCCACTGA
- a CDS encoding phosphotransferase enzyme family protein has translation MPDDELLRSTLRDQWHLVPTEIIEQPRTVMSRGWEIAAGDGRYVARLAESAARQQIEAGLMAAEHLRTVRIDAGEPIRTLGGGLTADTPQGALAVLRRVPGRHLDGRDPVDQQWWGERLGAVHRALQGFRHPGLRPWQLLDPDAPHLDAEPWLRVAVTGAVTATTRLTVTDQLTYGVLHGDPAPGTFVLDADTGRSGLLHCGASGTGPLVYDVAAAVAYAGGPEHAVELLDGYRAAGPVSADELDAALPVLLRLRWAVQAERAAWRGCGKALGEAKRALESMPG, from the coding sequence GTGCCGGATGATGAGCTTCTTCGATCGACGTTGCGCGACCAGTGGCACCTCGTCCCTACCGAGATCATCGAGCAACCGAGGACCGTGATGTCGCGCGGCTGGGAGATCGCCGCGGGGGACGGGCGCTATGTGGCCCGGCTGGCCGAGAGCGCTGCCCGGCAGCAGATCGAGGCCGGCCTGATGGCAGCCGAGCATCTGCGCACGGTTCGCATAGACGCGGGCGAGCCGATTCGTACGCTCGGCGGCGGCCTGACCGCGGACACACCGCAGGGCGCGCTGGCCGTCCTGCGCCGGGTCCCCGGGCGGCACCTGGACGGCCGCGACCCCGTTGACCAGCAGTGGTGGGGTGAGCGGCTCGGCGCCGTACACCGGGCCCTGCAGGGCTTCCGCCACCCGGGCCTGCGCCCGTGGCAGCTGCTCGACCCCGACGCGCCGCATCTGGACGCGGAGCCGTGGCTGCGCGTGGCGGTCACCGGCGCGGTCACCGCGACCACTCGGCTGACCGTCACCGACCAGCTCACCTACGGCGTGCTGCACGGGGATCCGGCGCCCGGCACGTTCGTGCTGGACGCCGACACCGGCCGATCCGGGCTGCTGCACTGCGGGGCGAGCGGCACCGGCCCGCTCGTCTACGACGTGGCCGCCGCGGTGGCGTACGCCGGAGGCCCGGAACACGCTGTCGAACTGCTCGACGGATACCGGGCGGCCGGGCCGGTCAGCGCCGACGAACTGGACGCCGCGCTGCCGGTCCTGCTGCGGCTGCGCTGGGCGGTCCAGGCGGAGCGGGCCGCCTGGCGGGGGTGCGGCAAGGCGCTGGGCGAGGCGAAGCGGGCCCTGGAGTCCATGCCCGGATGA
- a CDS encoding 6-phosphofructokinase — MRIGVLTGGGDCPGLNAVIRAVVRKGVTAYGHEFVGFRDGWKGPLEGLTKPLGIAEVRGILPRGGTILGSSRTNPFKIEGGVEKIKANLAEQGVDALVAIGGEDTLGVATKLHDLGVNVVGVPKTIDNDLNATDYTFGFDTAVNIAMEAIDRLHTTAESHHRTLVVEVMGRHAGWIALHAGLAGGANVILLPERKFDVDQVATYVTKRFQVEYAPIVVVAEGAQPLDGQMVLHNQELDSFGHVRLGGIGQWLAEQLEEKTGKEARTVVLGHIQRGGTPTAFDRVLSTRFGLQAIDAVHEGDFGKMMALRGTDIVRVPLIEGTGELKTVPIERYEEAEVFFGN, encoded by the coding sequence ATGCGTATCGGCGTGCTCACCGGTGGCGGCGACTGCCCCGGTCTCAACGCGGTCATCCGTGCCGTGGTCCGGAAGGGCGTCACGGCGTACGGCCACGAGTTCGTCGGGTTCCGCGACGGCTGGAAGGGCCCGCTGGAGGGTCTGACGAAGCCGCTGGGCATCGCGGAGGTCCGTGGCATCCTGCCGCGCGGCGGCACCATCCTGGGCTCTTCCCGGACCAACCCGTTCAAGATCGAGGGTGGCGTCGAGAAGATCAAGGCCAACCTCGCCGAGCAGGGCGTGGACGCGCTGGTCGCGATCGGCGGCGAGGACACCCTCGGCGTCGCGACCAAGCTGCACGACCTGGGCGTCAACGTGGTCGGCGTGCCGAAGACGATCGACAACGACCTGAACGCCACCGACTACACCTTCGGCTTCGACACCGCGGTCAACATCGCGATGGAGGCCATCGACCGGCTGCACACCACCGCCGAGTCGCACCACCGCACCCTGGTCGTCGAGGTCATGGGCCGGCACGCCGGCTGGATCGCGCTGCACGCCGGTCTCGCCGGTGGCGCGAACGTGATCCTGCTGCCGGAGCGCAAGTTCGACGTCGACCAGGTCGCGACCTACGTGACCAAGCGCTTCCAGGTCGAGTACGCGCCGATCGTGGTCGTCGCCGAGGGCGCCCAGCCGCTCGACGGCCAGATGGTGCTGCACAACCAGGAGCTGGACAGCTTCGGTCACGTCCGCCTCGGCGGCATCGGCCAGTGGCTCGCCGAGCAGCTCGAGGAGAAGACCGGCAAGGAGGCCCGTACGGTCGTCCTCGGTCACATCCAGCGCGGTGGCACGCCGACCGCGTTCGACCGGGTCCTCTCCACCCGCTTCGGCCTGCAGGCGATCGACGCGGTGCACGAGGGCGACTTCGGCAAGATGATGGCGCTGCGCGGCACCGACATCGTCCGGGTCCCGCTGATCGAGGGCACCGGCGAGCTGAAGACCGTTCCGATCGAGCGGTACGAAGAGGCCGAGGTTTTCTTCGGCAACTGA
- a CDS encoding polyadenylate-specific 3'-exoribonuclease AS: MVYRYFYDCEFIEDGRIVDLVSIGVVDEFGREFYAVSTEFDDSRAVPWVRRNVLDKLPSPSDKAWRSRERIRADLYEFLVEPIRGRNEQMELWAWYAAYDHVALAQLWGAMPALPREIPRFTKDLRQRWDDLNRPALPEMAGRHDALVDARHNLARWQVMTSKA; this comes from the coding sequence GTGGTCTATCGCTATTTCTACGACTGTGAATTCATCGAGGACGGCCGCATCGTCGACCTCGTGTCGATCGGCGTCGTCGACGAGTTCGGCCGCGAGTTCTACGCGGTCAGCACCGAGTTCGACGACTCCCGCGCCGTGCCCTGGGTGCGCCGCAACGTGCTCGACAAGCTGCCGTCCCCGTCCGACAAGGCGTGGCGCAGCCGGGAGCGGATCCGTGCCGATCTCTACGAGTTCCTCGTCGAGCCGATCCGCGGGCGCAACGAGCAGATGGAGCTCTGGGCCTGGTACGCCGCGTACGACCACGTCGCGCTCGCACAGCTGTGGGGTGCGATGCCGGCGCTGCCCCGGGAGATCCCCCGGTTCACCAAGGATCTGCGCCAGCGCTGGGACGACCTGAACCGGCCGGCCCTGCCGGAGATGGCCGGACGGCACGACGCGCTGGTCGACGCCCGGCACAATCTGGCGCGCTGGCAGGTCATGACCTCGAAGGCCTGA
- a CDS encoding glutathione peroxidase: protein MTIFDVDIDALTGGPTELDRYRGSVVLVVNVASRCGLTPQYAGLQSLYETYRDRGLVLVGVPCDQFGGQEPGTADQIAEFCSVNYGVTFPVTEKVEVNGPGRHPLYRELVGDGEDIQWNFEKFIVAPDGTVAARFAPGTTPDDSELVAAVEKLLPH, encoded by the coding sequence ATGACCATCTTTGACGTCGACATTGACGCTCTCACCGGTGGCCCGACCGAATTGGACCGTTACCGCGGCTCGGTCGTGCTGGTGGTCAATGTGGCCTCTCGCTGCGGCCTGACCCCGCAGTACGCCGGACTCCAATCCCTCTACGAGACCTACCGCGACCGCGGCCTGGTGCTGGTCGGCGTGCCGTGCGACCAGTTCGGCGGCCAGGAGCCCGGGACCGCCGACCAGATCGCCGAGTTCTGCTCGGTGAACTACGGCGTGACCTTCCCGGTGACCGAGAAGGTCGAGGTCAACGGGCCCGGCCGGCACCCGCTCTACCGCGAGCTGGTCGGCGACGGCGAAGACATCCAGTGGAACTTCGAAAAGTTCATCGTTGCCCCGGACGGCACGGTCGCCGCCCGCTTCGCGCCCGGCACGACACCGGACGACAGCGAACTGGTCGCAGCGGTCGAGAAGCTCCTCCCCCACTGA
- the proC gene encoding pyrroline-5-carboxylate reductase produces MPKHTVAVIGAGKIGELVISGLLRSGWPASRLLITARRPARGAELAEKYGVTVVENAEAVTRADILAIAVKPQDAAALFDEIGAKVPAGKLVVSLCAGLPTSFFAARLPEDTPVVRVMTNTPALVDQAMTAISAGPHANDEHLAIAEEMFKPLGATLRVPESQQDAVTALSGSGPAYFYLLVEAMIDAGILLGLPRQVAHELMVQTAIGSAVMLRDSGEHPVKLREAVTSPAGTTISAIRELEKHGVRAALLAALEAARDRAREIADQSR; encoded by the coding sequence TTGCCCAAGCACACCGTCGCGGTCATCGGGGCCGGCAAGATCGGTGAACTCGTCATCTCCGGCCTGCTGCGTTCCGGCTGGCCCGCCTCCCGGCTGCTGATCACCGCCCGGCGTCCCGCGCGCGGCGCCGAGCTGGCCGAGAAGTATGGCGTGACGGTGGTCGAGAACGCCGAGGCGGTGACGCGGGCGGACATCCTCGCGATCGCGGTGAAGCCGCAGGACGCCGCGGCGCTGTTCGACGAGATCGGGGCGAAGGTCCCCGCCGGCAAGCTGGTGGTGTCGCTCTGCGCCGGGCTGCCGACCAGCTTCTTCGCCGCGCGGCTGCCGGAGGACACCCCGGTCGTGCGAGTCATGACCAACACGCCGGCGCTGGTGGACCAGGCGATGACCGCGATCTCGGCGGGCCCGCACGCCAACGACGAGCACCTGGCCATCGCCGAGGAGATGTTCAAGCCGCTCGGCGCGACGCTGCGGGTCCCGGAGTCGCAGCAGGACGCGGTCACGGCGCTCTCCGGTTCCGGCCCGGCGTACTTCTACCTGCTGGTCGAGGCGATGATCGACGCGGGCATCCTGCTCGGTCTGCCCCGGCAGGTGGCGCACGAGCTGATGGTCCAGACCGCGATCGGCTCGGCCGTGATGCTGCGCGACTCCGGTGAGCACCCGGTGAAGCTGCGCGAGGCGGTCACGTCCCCGGCCGGCACGACCATCTCGGCGATCCGCGAGCTGGAGAAGCACGGCGTCCGCGCCGCGCTCCTGGCCGCCCTGGAAGCGGCCCGCGACCGCGCCCGCGAGATCGCCGACCAGTCCCGGTAA
- a CDS encoding TetR/AcrR family transcriptional regulator produces MTGTEVRPLRRDAQRNRERILEAAREVFAARGFAATLDDVAHHAGVGVGTVYRRFPTKEALVEAVFTDRLEDLVTLAEEALAAPSAWDGLTDFLRRSARMHASDRGLRDAALSMDEHHFVTAGEHLVPLLEQLMDRAHAEGTLRPDAGFRDFPIIMAMVTDLAQHSAECRPGLYERYLELVLDGLRARPDNGDLGPEPTETDIRAVMRECVPPLRPSRS; encoded by the coding sequence ATGACAGGCACCGAGGTCCGCCCGTTGCGGCGGGACGCCCAGCGCAACCGGGAGCGGATTCTCGAGGCGGCCCGGGAGGTCTTCGCGGCCCGCGGCTTCGCCGCCACGCTGGACGACGTGGCCCACCACGCCGGCGTCGGGGTGGGTACGGTCTATCGCCGCTTCCCCACCAAGGAGGCCCTGGTCGAAGCGGTCTTCACGGACCGCCTGGAGGATCTGGTCACGCTCGCCGAGGAAGCCCTCGCGGCACCGTCCGCGTGGGACGGCCTGACCGACTTCCTGCGCCGCTCGGCCCGGATGCACGCCTCCGACCGCGGCCTGCGCGACGCCGCGCTGAGCATGGACGAGCACCACTTCGTGACGGCCGGCGAGCATCTCGTGCCCCTGCTGGAGCAGCTGATGGACCGGGCGCACGCCGAGGGCACCCTGCGGCCGGACGCCGGGTTCCGGGACTTCCCGATCATCATGGCGATGGTCACCGACCTGGCGCAGCACAGCGCCGAGTGCCGGCCCGGCCTCTACGAGCGGTATCTGGAGCTGGTCCTCGACGGCCTGCGCGCCCGCCCGGACAACGGCGACCTCGGCCCGGAGCCGACCGAGACGGACATCCGGGCCGTCATGCGCGAGTGCGTGCCCCCGCTCAGGCCTTCGAGGTCATGA
- a CDS encoding lysophospholipid acyltransferase family protein, with amino-acid sequence MFYWLLKLVVLGPLLKLVFRPKVEGLKNVPRTGPVILACNHLSFSDSIFTPLIMKRKVTFVAKAEYFTGKGIKGWFSRMFFIGAGTIPVDRSGGQAAQAALDTLLRVLREGNIAGIYPEGTRSPDGRLYRGKTGVARLALESGAPVVPVALLNTDEIQPTGTLIPSVKRVRIRIGKPLDFSRYADQRGDRFVERAITDEIMYELMALSGREYVDIYASTLKTTVEAPGVKQAAPRKVS; translated from the coding sequence GTGTTCTACTGGCTGCTGAAGTTGGTGGTCCTCGGACCGCTGCTGAAACTCGTCTTCCGCCCCAAGGTGGAGGGCCTGAAGAACGTACCCCGGACCGGTCCGGTGATCCTCGCCTGCAACCACCTCTCCTTCTCTGACTCGATCTTCACCCCGCTGATCATGAAGCGGAAAGTGACCTTCGTCGCCAAGGCCGAATACTTCACCGGCAAGGGGATCAAGGGCTGGTTCTCGCGGATGTTCTTCATCGGCGCCGGGACGATCCCGGTGGACCGTTCGGGTGGGCAGGCCGCCCAGGCGGCCCTCGACACCCTGCTGCGGGTGCTGCGCGAGGGCAACATCGCGGGCATCTACCCGGAGGGCACCCGCTCGCCCGACGGCCGTCTCTACCGCGGCAAGACCGGCGTGGCCCGGCTCGCCCTGGAGAGCGGCGCGCCGGTCGTCCCGGTCGCCCTGCTCAACACCGACGAGATCCAGCCCACCGGCACGCTGATCCCGTCGGTCAAGCGCGTCCGCATCCGGATCGGCAAGCCGCTCGACTTCTCCCGCTACGCCGACCAGCGCGGCGACCGCTTCGTCGAGCGCGCGATCACCGACGAGATCATGTATGAGCTGATGGCGCTCTCCGGCCGCGAATACGTGGACATCTACGCATCCACCCTCAAAACGACCGTCGAGGCGCCGGGGGTCAAGCAGGCAGCTCCGCGCAAGGTCTCCTGA
- a CDS encoding Crp/Fnr family transcriptional regulator: protein MPDNGDALTGVDMFAGLEPDVRQRVIAAAVPRHYRKGQILFVEHDPGDSLIIMKRGAVAVFRTAPTGERAVLTVVRPPDVLGEVSLLDASTRSASAEAIEDSQALSLSRAAFMDLVHSNPRILDAVMRSVGGLIRRLTEQNADHVFLDLPGRVAKTLVRLSGESQAPMITIELNQSQLAEMAGGSRQSVNQAIGSFASRGWLRTEGRRIVVTDVQALRRRAGMGS from the coding sequence ATGCCGGACAACGGCGACGCGCTAACCGGTGTCGACATGTTCGCCGGGCTCGAGCCGGACGTCCGGCAGCGCGTCATCGCGGCTGCCGTCCCACGTCACTACCGCAAGGGGCAGATCCTCTTCGTGGAGCACGACCCCGGCGACTCGCTGATCATCATGAAGCGGGGCGCCGTCGCCGTCTTCCGGACAGCGCCGACCGGCGAGCGCGCTGTGCTGACCGTGGTCCGCCCGCCCGACGTGCTCGGCGAGGTCTCGCTGCTGGACGCCTCCACCCGCAGCGCCTCCGCCGAAGCGATCGAGGACTCCCAGGCCCTGTCGCTCTCCCGGGCCGCCTTCATGGACCTGGTCCACTCCAACCCCCGCATCCTGGACGCGGTGATGCGCTCCGTCGGCGGCCTGATCCGCCGCCTCACCGAGCAGAACGCCGACCACGTCTTCCTCGACCTCCCCGGCCGGGTCGCCAAGACCCTGGTCCGCCTCTCCGGCGAGAGCCAGGCCCCGATGATCACCATCGAGCTCAACCAGAGCCAGCTCGCCGAGATGGCCGGCGGCTCCCGCCAGAGCGTCAACCAGGCCATCGGCTCCTTCGCCAGCCGCGGCTGGCTCCGCACCGAGGGCCGTCGCATCGTGGTCACCGACGTCCAGGCCCTCCGCCGCCGCGCCGGCATGGGCAGCTGA
- a CDS encoding DUF308 domain-containing protein, whose product MTTGGARRGRRDNGLDAADYAAAGDVDPRVGEHLLDVLAAGGIAAYLQPTADQNPILRATTLPALPIDRLFVDRTRLETAREHLQKVTGGASPTPPPATATDPKPQAEVDAEWDKIIAGFHTTVDDDGQRWPAVEGVDPQEQPPRPPARPVTEEGTPLNRRRTDPQEPSILYGLDTFGADLPDSDDDDDERYVPPPPPPLPSISKYAVAGLLGVVVGFVLFLFPRLIPIDEQFVMLIGFAAIVGGAVTLVWRLRSGNDDDEFDDGAVV is encoded by the coding sequence GTGACAACGGGTGGCGCCCGTCGTGGGCGGCGCGACAACGGGCTCGACGCGGCCGACTACGCGGCAGCGGGAGACGTGGATCCACGGGTGGGCGAGCATCTGCTCGACGTGCTCGCAGCCGGGGGCATCGCGGCATATCTGCAGCCCACGGCCGATCAGAATCCGATTCTGCGGGCCACCACGCTGCCCGCGCTGCCGATCGACCGGCTGTTCGTGGACCGCACTCGGCTGGAGACCGCCCGCGAGCACCTGCAGAAGGTGACCGGCGGCGCCTCCCCCACTCCGCCTCCGGCAACCGCGACGGATCCGAAGCCGCAGGCCGAGGTGGACGCCGAGTGGGACAAGATCATCGCCGGGTTCCACACCACCGTCGACGATGACGGCCAGCGCTGGCCGGCCGTCGAGGGTGTCGACCCGCAGGAGCAGCCGCCCCGGCCGCCGGCCCGCCCGGTGACCGAGGAGGGCACCCCGCTCAACCGGCGGCGCACCGACCCGCAGGAGCCGTCGATCCTCTACGGGCTCGACACGTTCGGCGCCGACCTGCCGGACAGCGACGATGACGACGACGAGCGGTATGTTCCGCCACCGCCGCCACCCCTGCCGAGCATCTCGAAGTACGCGGTGGCCGGCCTGCTCGGTGTCGTGGTGGGCTTCGTGCTCTTCCTGTTCCCCCGCCTGATCCCGATCGACGAGCAGTTCGTGATGCTGATCGGCTTCGCCGCGATCGTCGGCGGCGCGGTCACCCTGGTCTGGCGGCTGCGGTCCGGCAACGACGACGACGAGTTCGACGACGGCGCTGTCGTATAG
- a CDS encoding pyridoxamine 5'-phosphate oxidase family protein gives MTATEQEQREKVKKMVADARICMLTTMTEDHRHVSRPMALQEVEFDGDLWFFTYADSDLVQQINHFPQVNVSFSDPKQQNWISIAGAASQVENRAKAEELWNPLLKAWFPDGLETPNLTLVKVTAQTAEYWEAAHSSKVLTLFGYAKAAVTGKTPDAGENETVRL, from the coding sequence ATGACTGCGACCGAGCAGGAGCAGCGCGAGAAGGTCAAGAAGATGGTGGCCGACGCGCGGATCTGCATGCTGACCACGATGACCGAGGACCACCGGCACGTCAGCCGCCCGATGGCGCTGCAGGAGGTGGAGTTCGACGGCGACCTGTGGTTCTTCACCTACGCGGACTCCGATCTGGTCCAGCAGATCAACCACTTCCCGCAGGTGAACGTGTCGTTCAGCGACCCGAAACAGCAGAACTGGATCTCCATCGCCGGTGCGGCGTCCCAGGTCGAGAACCGGGCCAAGGCCGAGGAGCTGTGGAACCCGCTGCTCAAGGCCTGGTTCCCGGACGGCCTGGAGACGCCGAACCTCACCCTGGTGAAGGTGACCGCGCAGACCGCCGAGTACTGGGAGGCCGCGCACAGTTCGAAGGTCCTCACTCTGTTCGGGTACGCCAAGGCCGCCGTCACCGGAAAGACCCCGGACGCGGGCGAGAACGAAACCGTCAGGCTTTAG